The following are encoded in a window of Lentisphaera araneosa HTCC2155 genomic DNA:
- a CDS encoding DUF1553 domain-containing protein, producing MKNLIIKFFLFFTTFAGFAEDIVKISVLPKAIKLTSARSCAQILVTGYTQDGQTIDLSRKAKFSHNHMVKIEDAYVSPLANGQSSIKVTYGKLSKSIPLQVSSTDKNDPVSFNWETLAILTKQGCNGGGCHGKPNGRGALELSLNAFDPDFDETNLIRGAMGRFLQPISPEQSLLLKKPTMQVGHVGGKRLDKDSLQYNLLLQWIKEGARSDKGEKKLKSLKVFPNDRALEFPNQDQQLSVWAFFEDGSFKDVTRIAMYTTSHKRVATVNENGLVSGHDRGQSAISVRYIDDVVTVNFTMVKNIDKFKWQAPKENNYIDTLVNNKLRQLQYLPSHSIDDSTFIRRVSLDTRGQLPSANEVQAFVANKKANKRAQLIDQYLDTDAFARFYSMKIADLLKINTQELTPENAAKYSRWIYQSTKANMPFDKFTEELLMSSGHTDFEPRANFFRTTKDSKMVTESVSQLFMGSRLTCAQCHNHPYESWTQDNYYQITSAFNNIDRITLDQKKGNTPNRKTILINANKVRNTANPRTKIQQLPWPINVKRESKDDPRKAFVQWLTAKDNPYFAKTEVNRIWSYLIGRGIVMPVDDFRPSNPPTNKELLDALAKDFADSGYDRKHIFRQILNSQTYQRSTETNEFNQEDSELFSHARPRLLSAEQVKDAILVLCDAPDPQKMNKDQAMATQKLNAAKALQKKLDQSFPAWLKLNQKELKWVDLTASQATQFIQKEGFKKLKPSEYIESSVSNVKNENLGTSRSFHPLNAGTLSAIRFVFAKNAKGKYGNGQKNALGLSKQSAWITTKGVGTKVKYIEIDANRDNAIGEIDLIMDGKNLSPSAKFSHSETGAAFKQLSDGKFNAAKTSKKFKIEFPSETTLQFLSLHLHHNATVKFYNQKSELVHQASITSRRRLDTTTIALPSVQAIQITAAQYWEQHGNSIKTRIVGKGGQWQAHSTDKQAHYALAFKPIKVGANQVLVLEQNHLDKKEGLFAKFKIQSSSDSAAMNQIALEKSVLNMAKKYSTAVDWEKSLIRYKYYQASPQYTKLQDEWQAAQTKLDKIFATQKLYPEKSKLLTAFGQPERTTVCACERPDSVALDQSLQLMNGEYIKEKLNHVRFDKKLSAVQNINQLYINAYSRQAKSDELKVASDHIAKSADKDLALRDLYWVIVNSNEFIFQH from the coding sequence ATGAAAAATTTAATCATCAAATTCTTTTTATTTTTCACTACTTTTGCGGGCTTCGCAGAAGATATTGTAAAAATCTCTGTGCTTCCCAAAGCAATCAAACTCACAAGCGCACGTTCTTGTGCGCAAATCCTCGTCACGGGCTACACACAAGATGGTCAAACTATTGACCTTAGCCGCAAAGCTAAATTCTCCCATAATCATATGGTGAAAATTGAAGACGCTTATGTAAGCCCACTAGCAAATGGCCAAAGTTCTATCAAGGTCACCTATGGCAAGCTATCGAAAAGCATCCCGCTTCAAGTCAGTTCTACAGATAAAAATGACCCCGTTTCATTTAACTGGGAAACACTTGCGATCCTAACGAAGCAAGGCTGTAATGGCGGTGGCTGTCACGGTAAGCCAAATGGTCGTGGAGCTCTTGAACTCTCGCTCAATGCTTTTGATCCAGACTTTGACGAAACCAACCTCATTCGCGGTGCCATGGGCCGCTTTCTGCAACCCATTTCTCCCGAGCAAAGTTTACTGCTTAAAAAACCTACCATGCAAGTGGGACACGTGGGCGGTAAGCGCTTAGACAAAGATTCCCTACAATACAATTTGCTTCTTCAATGGATTAAAGAAGGCGCACGTTCTGACAAAGGCGAGAAAAAACTTAAGAGCCTCAAAGTCTTCCCAAATGACCGCGCTTTAGAATTTCCCAATCAAGATCAACAACTTTCCGTTTGGGCCTTTTTCGAAGATGGTAGCTTTAAAGATGTTACCCGCATTGCCATGTACACAACTTCACACAAACGCGTTGCCACCGTTAATGAAAATGGTCTCGTGAGTGGCCATGATCGTGGTCAATCGGCGATTTCGGTACGCTACATAGACGATGTAGTTACAGTTAACTTCACCATGGTTAAAAATATTGATAAGTTTAAATGGCAGGCGCCCAAAGAAAATAATTACATCGATACACTTGTGAATAATAAATTGCGTCAATTGCAATACCTTCCCTCCCATAGCATTGATGATTCGACTTTCATTCGTCGAGTCTCTCTCGACACTCGAGGACAACTCCCCTCTGCGAATGAAGTTCAAGCTTTTGTAGCTAACAAGAAGGCCAATAAACGTGCTCAACTAATTGATCAATATCTCGATACAGATGCTTTCGCACGTTTTTACTCGATGAAGATTGCTGACTTACTCAAAATTAATACGCAAGAACTCACTCCAGAAAATGCCGCCAAATACAGTCGTTGGATATATCAAAGCACCAAAGCTAACATGCCCTTTGATAAATTCACTGAAGAATTGTTGATGTCTTCGGGGCATACAGATTTTGAACCACGTGCTAACTTCTTTCGTACCACAAAAGATAGTAAAATGGTAACAGAGTCGGTTTCTCAACTCTTTATGGGCTCACGCCTAACTTGTGCGCAATGTCACAATCACCCTTACGAGAGTTGGACCCAAGATAATTACTATCAGATCACTTCTGCCTTTAACAATATTGATCGTATCACTCTCGATCAAAAGAAGGGCAATACACCGAATCGCAAAACTATTCTTATCAACGCAAACAAAGTTCGAAATACGGCTAATCCTCGAACAAAAATCCAACAACTACCATGGCCAATCAATGTTAAACGAGAGTCAAAAGACGATCCTCGCAAAGCTTTTGTGCAGTGGTTGACGGCTAAGGATAACCCCTACTTTGCCAAAACTGAAGTGAATCGAATTTGGTCCTACCTCATCGGTCGTGGCATTGTTATGCCAGTGGATGATTTTCGCCCTTCCAACCCACCCACAAATAAGGAACTGCTCGACGCACTTGCCAAAGATTTTGCGGATTCAGGCTATGATCGTAAACATATTTTTAGGCAAATCCTCAACTCTCAAACTTATCAGCGCAGTACAGAAACGAATGAGTTCAACCAAGAGGATTCAGAACTCTTCTCTCATGCTCGCCCCCGACTGCTCAGTGCTGAACAAGTCAAAGATGCAATTCTCGTGCTCTGCGATGCTCCTGATCCACAAAAAATGAATAAAGATCAAGCCATGGCAACACAAAAGCTCAATGCAGCCAAGGCTTTGCAGAAAAAACTTGATCAGAGTTTCCCCGCATGGCTTAAGCTAAATCAGAAGGAACTTAAATGGGTAGACCTAACAGCGAGCCAAGCAACACAATTCATTCAAAAAGAGGGCTTCAAAAAATTAAAGCCCTCGGAATATATCGAAAGCTCTGTTTCCAACGTAAAGAATGAAAACCTGGGAACATCGCGTTCTTTCCACCCACTGAATGCGGGTACTTTAAGTGCCATACGTTTTGTTTTTGCGAAAAATGCAAAGGGCAAATACGGCAATGGACAGAAAAATGCCTTAGGCCTCTCTAAACAAAGTGCATGGATTACTACTAAGGGCGTAGGTACAAAAGTGAAGTATATCGAGATTGATGCCAATCGCGATAACGCTATTGGCGAAATTGATTTAATCATGGATGGCAAAAACTTGAGTCCTAGTGCTAAGTTCAGTCACAGCGAAACAGGAGCGGCTTTCAAGCAACTCAGTGACGGAAAGTTTAATGCCGCAAAAACGAGTAAAAAATTCAAGATCGAATTCCCTTCAGAAACGACTCTGCAATTCCTAAGTCTGCATTTACACCACAATGCCACAGTCAAATTTTACAATCAAAAATCAGAGCTGGTTCACCAAGCTTCAATCACTTCTAGACGACGTTTAGACACGACAACAATCGCTCTGCCAAGTGTTCAGGCAATTCAAATTACCGCTGCCCAGTACTGGGAACAACATGGTAATAGCATTAAAACAAGAATCGTTGGCAAAGGCGGTCAATGGCAAGCTCATAGCACCGATAAACAAGCTCATTATGCCCTAGCCTTTAAGCCAATCAAAGTCGGCGCGAATCAAGTACTGGTTCTCGAACAAAATCATTTAGACAAAAAAGAAGGCCTATTTGCTAAGTTCAAGATTCAGTCCTCTAGTGATTCCGCAGCCATGAATCAAATTGCTTTAGAGAAAAGCGTTTTAAATATGGCTAAGAAATATTCCACTGCGGTTGATTGGGAAAAAAGTCTTATTCGCTATAAGTATTACCAAGCTTCACCACAGTACACGAAACTCCAAGATGAGTGGCAAGCAGCTCAAACAAAACTCGATAAAATTTTTGCAACACAAAAGCTTTACCCAGAGAAGTCTAAATTACTGACAGCTTTCGGCCAACCTGAACGCACCACAGTATGTGCTTGTGAAAGACCTGATTCCGTTGCTCTTGACCAAAGCCTGCAGTTAATGAACGGGGAATACATCAAAGAGAAACTCAATCATGTTCGTTTCGATAAAAAATTGAGTGCCGTTCAGAATATCAATCAACTTTATATCAATGCCTATTCGCGACAAGCTAAGTCAGACGAACTCAAAGTAGCTTCCGATCATATTGCGAAATCCGCAGACAAAGACTTGGCTTTACGCGACCTTTACTGGGTCATTGTTAACTCAAACGAATTTATTTTCCAGCACTAG
- a CDS encoding DUF1501 domain-containing protein yields MDFNRRNFIKSLSAGALAPSLMASSGRRIKAQAKQVLVIFEQGGVSQIDTFDPKPMANIIHRSPFKTIKTKVPGIHFTELMNRTAKVADRLTVVRSMYQKKASIGNSHPLGSQYIMSAGDPTGPVELPDIGSVIAHHKGRLAPYLPAYVHESTGEQSVFASRLGFLEAKDKAFAIKYGEVNGLGLSKEAIEQLLERRKLLSKLNSGLGKSTSDQILAMQTFSQQAEEMLINPNTVAAFDLSSEPDHIKKMYGPEQKELRQRADLYMLGRKLIESGVRYVCIDTKFRNIDNRYPGGGNMNWDHHDAIYSKTHTNIPGGGAGGGRYGIGTWPMMGSTDWAFSGLIEDMDQRGLLEDTLVCFVTELGRTPKINERQGRDHWTHAFSYAFAGAGVPRGHVVGETDKDGYYITSSRGYTIEDFGATVLEKMGIDNEAPIHTPGGRPMFIAKGGHAIPELFA; encoded by the coding sequence ATGGATTTTAATAGACGAAACTTTATAAAAAGCTTGAGTGCGGGTGCCTTAGCTCCTTCACTTATGGCGAGTTCAGGCCGTCGTATCAAGGCACAAGCCAAACAGGTTTTGGTTATCTTTGAGCAAGGTGGCGTTTCACAGATCGATACCTTTGACCCCAAACCTATGGCGAATATCATTCATCGTAGCCCCTTTAAAACAATTAAAACAAAAGTACCAGGTATTCATTTTACGGAACTTATGAATCGAACGGCTAAAGTTGCGGATCGTCTCACAGTGGTTCGTTCCATGTATCAAAAGAAAGCTTCGATTGGTAACTCTCACCCCTTAGGTTCTCAATACATTATGTCAGCTGGTGATCCCACGGGCCCTGTGGAACTCCCCGATATCGGTTCAGTGATTGCTCATCATAAAGGTCGACTAGCGCCCTACTTGCCGGCTTATGTTCACGAATCAACTGGGGAACAATCCGTATTTGCTTCCCGTTTAGGTTTCCTCGAGGCAAAAGACAAAGCCTTTGCGATTAAATATGGCGAAGTCAATGGCCTTGGACTCAGCAAAGAAGCGATAGAACAATTACTCGAGCGTCGCAAACTTCTTTCCAAGCTCAATTCTGGCTTAGGAAAAAGTACTTCCGATCAAATCCTTGCCATGCAAACTTTTTCTCAGCAAGCAGAAGAAATGCTCATCAACCCCAATACCGTCGCTGCTTTTGACTTATCTAGTGAACCCGATCACATCAAAAAAATGTACGGACCTGAACAAAAAGAACTCCGTCAACGTGCCGATCTTTATATGTTGGGCCGCAAGCTCATTGAATCAGGTGTGCGTTACGTCTGCATTGATACAAAATTTAGAAATATCGATAATAGATACCCTGGTGGCGGCAACATGAACTGGGATCATCACGACGCGATTTATTCTAAAACACATACCAATATTCCTGGCGGTGGTGCCGGCGGTGGTCGTTATGGAATCGGAACTTGGCCGATGATGGGCAGTACTGACTGGGCTTTTTCTGGGCTCATAGAAGATATGGATCAACGCGGTTTATTGGAAGACACCCTAGTTTGCTTTGTTACTGAACTCGGTCGTACCCCAAAAATCAATGAACGCCAAGGACGTGATCACTGGACTCACGCCTTCTCTTATGCCTTTGCGGGTGCAGGAGTCCCCCGCGGACATGTTGTCGGAGAAACGGATAAAGATGGTTATTACATAACGAGTTCACGTGGTTATACCATCGAGGACTTCGGAGCCACTGTACTAGAAAAAATGGGTATAGATAACGAAGCTCCTATTCACACTCCTGGTGGACGTCCCATGTTTATCGCAAAAGGTGGCCACGCTATTCCGGAGCTTTTCGCATGA
- a CDS encoding saccharopine dehydrogenase family protein — protein sequence MSRLLIIGAGGVSQVATLKCLEIGVFSEILLASRTKSKCDAIAELAKGKINTAQVDADNVPELVGLMQQFKPNIVLNVALPYQDLTIMDACLECGVHYVDTANYEPLDTAKFEYKWQWDYQERFQKAGLFALLGSGFDPGVTNIFTAWALKHHFDEITELDIIDVNGGDHGQAFATNFNPEINIREVTAECRHWEDGQFVETPAMSLKQEYTCPEGVGTFNIYRMYHEELESLTKHIPTIKKAQFWMSFSDNYLKHLEVLQNVGMTRIDEIDYEGQKIVPLQFLKAVLPNPGDLGKSSKGKTCIGNIIKGHKDGKEKSIYIYNICDHEACFEELGSQAISYTTGVPAAIGTALVAQEIWQGDGVFNMEQLDPDPFMEMLNTYGLKWTVLDQC from the coding sequence ATGTCTAGATTACTTATAATTGGCGCTGGTGGAGTTAGCCAAGTCGCCACACTCAAATGTCTCGAAATTGGAGTTTTCTCCGAAATCCTCCTCGCTTCAAGAACAAAATCTAAGTGCGACGCGATTGCTGAACTCGCAAAAGGTAAAATCAATACGGCACAAGTCGATGCCGATAATGTCCCTGAGCTCGTAGGACTGATGCAGCAATTTAAACCCAACATTGTGCTGAATGTCGCCCTGCCTTATCAGGATCTCACAATTATGGATGCTTGTCTTGAGTGCGGTGTGCATTATGTAGATACAGCCAACTACGAACCCCTAGATACGGCTAAGTTTGAATATAAATGGCAGTGGGATTATCAAGAGCGTTTTCAGAAAGCGGGCCTCTTTGCCCTTCTCGGCTCAGGCTTCGATCCAGGTGTAACTAATATCTTTACTGCTTGGGCACTCAAACATCACTTTGATGAGATTACCGAACTCGACATTATCGATGTCAATGGTGGCGACCATGGCCAAGCCTTTGCTACGAATTTTAATCCCGAGATTAATATTCGCGAAGTCACTGCGGAATGTCGTCATTGGGAAGATGGGCAATTCGTCGAAACTCCCGCCATGTCTTTGAAGCAAGAGTACACTTGTCCAGAAGGTGTCGGCACTTTTAATATCTATCGCATGTACCATGAGGAACTCGAATCACTCACCAAACACATTCCCACCATTAAAAAAGCTCAGTTTTGGATGAGTTTCTCGGACAACTACCTCAAACACTTAGAAGTACTTCAAAATGTTGGGATGACGCGTATTGATGAAATTGACTATGAAGGACAAAAAATAGTTCCTCTGCAATTTCTTAAGGCCGTTTTACCTAATCCAGGTGATCTTGGGAAATCATCCAAGGGGAAAACTTGTATCGGAAATATCATTAAGGGACACAAAGACGGCAAAGAAAAATCCATCTATATCTATAATATCTGTGATCACGAAGCCTGTTTTGAAGAACTTGGTTCCCAAGCCATCTCCTATACTACAGGCGTTCCAGCAGCCATCGGCACAGCACTTGTGGCGCAAGAAATATGGCAAGGTGACGGCGTATTCAACATGGAACAACTCGATCCAGACCCCTTCATGGAAATGTTAAATACCTATGGTCTTAAGTGGACTGTGCTTGATCAATGCTAA
- the speA gene encoding biosynthetic arginine decarboxylase, whose protein sequence is MTWDPQQQYNIERWSDSFFHINESGEVCVLPYQEKDDLHIPINRVVDEIKLQGLKLPVVIRFHDVLRAQVRNLNLAFDNAIKEMEYQGCYRGVYPIKVNQMREVVEEIVDAGSEFDFGLEAGSKPEILAALAYNTNKESLTILNGYKDEEYMRLALLGVKMGRQCIVVIENFSELNLLLKVSKQENIRPLIGLRLKLSSESRGKWASSSGENAKFGLSILEIIKSLKVLEEENMLDCLKLLHFHMGSQIADIKTIKEAIIEGSRVYAKIAKMGFNIEYLDAGGGLAIDYDGSRSSKDSSRNYRLDEYAMDLVLSIKQICDDEEVAHPTIVTESGRAITAHHSCVVTNVIDIKKKHHEDFEIQVQSSDHYLLQNMRSTLEELSINNCQEMLNTAKQIKAESMQAFKLGILELEEQAAIENIYWRVMEQITALLKQKEFIPEDLLALEKAHAKQYLCNFSVFQSAADVWAIDQVLPILPLQRLNEVPDEDCKLCDISCDSDGQIKQFLDTEGLSETIKLHKINNDEAYHIGIFLTGAYQDVMGITHNLFGRLHEVHVYADKNDESGFYIDEAISGGTAGDVLSTMQYNPDFMAQVIKKEIDTNIKAGQIQARMGVKYVDFYENCLKQYTYLDS, encoded by the coding sequence ATGACCTGGGATCCACAGCAACAGTACAATATAGAACGCTGGTCTGATTCATTTTTCCATATTAATGAATCAGGCGAAGTCTGCGTGCTCCCTTATCAAGAAAAAGACGATCTTCACATCCCCATTAACCGCGTTGTTGATGAAATTAAACTCCAGGGCTTAAAACTTCCCGTAGTCATTCGTTTTCACGACGTCTTGCGTGCGCAAGTTCGCAACCTCAATTTAGCTTTTGATAACGCCATTAAAGAAATGGAGTATCAGGGGTGCTATCGCGGGGTTTACCCCATAAAAGTCAATCAAATGCGAGAAGTGGTTGAAGAGATTGTCGATGCGGGTTCAGAATTTGACTTTGGCTTGGAGGCTGGATCAAAACCAGAAATATTAGCCGCACTTGCCTACAACACCAATAAAGAAAGTCTCACTATCCTCAATGGTTATAAAGATGAGGAATACATGCGCCTTGCTTTGCTCGGCGTTAAAATGGGGCGTCAATGCATAGTCGTTATAGAAAACTTTAGTGAGCTCAATCTACTTCTGAAGGTTTCCAAGCAAGAAAACATTCGTCCACTTATTGGTTTAAGACTTAAGCTTTCTTCAGAGAGTCGTGGTAAATGGGCTTCTTCTTCAGGTGAAAATGCCAAATTTGGCCTTTCTATACTCGAGATTATTAAGTCCCTCAAAGTACTAGAAGAAGAAAATATGCTTGATTGCCTCAAGCTCTTGCATTTTCACATGGGAAGTCAGATTGCCGACATCAAAACAATTAAAGAAGCGATCATCGAGGGTTCACGTGTTTATGCGAAGATCGCAAAAATGGGGTTCAATATTGAATACCTCGACGCTGGTGGCGGCCTAGCTATTGATTACGATGGAAGTCGCTCGAGCAAAGACTCTTCTCGTAACTACCGTTTAGATGAATACGCCATGGACTTAGTACTTAGTATCAAGCAAATTTGTGACGATGAGGAAGTCGCTCATCCGACAATCGTGACTGAAAGTGGACGTGCAATTACTGCTCACCATTCCTGTGTTGTAACGAATGTAATTGACATTAAAAAGAAACATCACGAAGATTTTGAAATCCAAGTTCAAAGCAGTGATCATTACCTCTTACAAAACATGCGCTCCACACTCGAAGAACTTAGCATAAATAACTGTCAAGAAATGCTCAATACTGCGAAGCAAATAAAAGCTGAGTCAATGCAAGCATTCAAATTGGGTATCCTTGAACTAGAAGAACAAGCCGCTATTGAAAACATTTACTGGCGAGTCATGGAACAGATAACTGCACTTCTCAAGCAGAAAGAGTTTATTCCAGAAGATTTACTAGCCTTAGAGAAAGCTCATGCCAAACAGTACCTCTGTAATTTCTCTGTCTTTCAATCTGCCGCCGACGTATGGGCCATTGACCAAGTCTTGCCCATTCTTCCGCTACAGCGACTCAATGAAGTCCCTGATGAAGATTGTAAGCTTTGTGACATCAGCTGTGATTCAGATGGACAAATCAAACAGTTCTTAGATACAGAAGGTCTTTCCGAGACGATTAAACTCCACAAGATCAATAATGATGAAGCCTACCACATTGGCATTTTTCTCACAGGAGCTTATCAGGACGTTATGGGGATCACGCACAACCTCTTTGGTAGACTACATGAAGTTCACGTTTATGCCGACAAAAATGATGAGAGCGGCTTTTACATTGACGAAGCTATCAGTGGTGGAACCGCTGGGGATGTGCTCAGCACCATGCAGTACAACCCGGACTTTATGGCTCAGGTCATTAAAAAAGAAATTGACACAAACATCAAAGCAGGACAGATCCAAGCTCGTATGGGCGTCAAATATGTCGACTTTTATGAAAACTGTCTAAAACAATACACTTATCTCGACTCATAA
- a CDS encoding elongation factor P translates to MVQASKIKKNSVLDIAGKLHIVDTITCQSPSARGGSTLYKIRTRDLITGQKTDHSFKSDEMLKEGEYEKRPVEFSYIEGDNYTFMDLETYDQFQLNLDFIGDDKNFLLEGMELTALLIEGIVKTVTLPDTVQLTVTECDPSIKSASATARTKNAVLETGYNLQVPEYLESGEVIKVDTRSGEFISRAK, encoded by the coding sequence ATGGTTCAAGCTTCAAAGATTAAGAAAAACTCTGTACTCGACATAGCGGGTAAACTTCACATCGTCGATACAATTACTTGCCAAAGCCCATCGGCTCGTGGTGGCAGCACGCTCTATAAAATCAGAACTCGTGATCTCATAACAGGTCAGAAAACCGACCACAGTTTCAAGAGTGATGAAATGCTCAAAGAAGGTGAGTACGAAAAGCGTCCTGTAGAGTTTTCTTATATCGAAGGTGATAACTATACTTTTATGGATCTTGAAACATACGATCAATTTCAGCTCAACTTAGATTTTATTGGTGATGACAAAAACTTCCTGCTTGAAGGCATGGAGCTCACTGCCCTACTCATTGAAGGCATCGTCAAAACAGTGACACTTCCCGACACAGTTCAACTCACAGTAACGGAATGTGACCCTAGCATTAAGTCCGCTTCTGCCACGGCACGTACAAAGAATGCGGTTTTAGAAACGGGTTATAACCTTCAAGTCCCCGAATATTTAGAGTCAGGCGAAGTCATCAAAGTTGATACGCGTTCTGGCGAGTTCATTTCACGCGCAAAATAA
- a CDS encoding 3-deoxy-7-phosphoheptulonate synthase, which produces MSDLNNIHIAKITPLSAPAVIRESVPVTEEAAKAVQNGRDTIVKILSGEDKRLMVITGPCSIHSKEIALDYAKRLKDLQTELNDKIFIVMRVYFEKPRTIGGWKGLINDPHINNSYAIEEGLVLGREILNEVASLGLATATEFLDPIVPQYLSDLVSWAAIGARTTESQTHREMASGLSMPVGFKNSTDGSFEVALNAIQSSRLPQHFLGIDANGRSSVVSTTGNPHGHLVLRGGHDGPNYDTESIAKCIEVIEGRGIEASIVVDCSHANSSKDHNKQIPVLDDIVAQINETPGKIKGVMLESNINEGNQPITEDLADLKYGVSLTDKCLDWERTAESLRKAAAELA; this is translated from the coding sequence ATGAGCGACTTAAATAACATACACATAGCTAAAATCACTCCTCTTTCTGCTCCGGCAGTCATTCGTGAGAGTGTGCCCGTTACTGAAGAAGCTGCAAAAGCAGTTCAAAATGGCAGAGACACCATCGTTAAAATCCTTAGCGGTGAAGATAAGCGCCTCATGGTCATTACGGGTCCTTGTTCAATCCACAGTAAAGAAATTGCTTTGGATTATGCTAAGCGTCTCAAAGATCTTCAAACGGAACTCAATGACAAAATTTTTATTGTCATGCGTGTTTATTTTGAAAAGCCAAGAACAATCGGCGGATGGAAAGGTTTAATCAACGATCCACATATCAATAATTCTTACGCTATTGAAGAAGGTTTAGTGCTCGGTCGTGAAATCCTCAACGAAGTGGCTTCACTCGGTTTAGCTACAGCAACTGAATTCCTTGACCCCATCGTTCCCCAATACCTTTCTGATCTCGTATCTTGGGCAGCTATTGGTGCACGTACAACTGAGTCACAAACTCACCGTGAAATGGCCAGTGGTCTATCCATGCCAGTAGGATTCAAAAATAGTACTGATGGTAGCTTCGAAGTTGCGCTTAACGCAATTCAATCAAGTCGTTTACCCCAACACTTCCTCGGTATCGATGCCAACGGTCGCTCATCAGTAGTTTCTACTACAGGTAATCCCCATGGTCACCTCGTATTACGTGGTGGTCACGACGGTCCAAACTACGACACTGAATCGATTGCCAAGTGTATCGAAGTAATTGAAGGTCGTGGCATTGAAGCTTCAATTGTCGTTGACTGCTCACATGCCAACTCATCAAAAGATCACAATAAGCAAATCCCTGTACTTGATGATATCGTTGCTCAAATTAATGAAACACCAGGCAAAATTAAAGGTGTGATGCTCGAGAGTAATATTAATGAAGGTAACCAACCGATTACTGAAGATCTTGCTGATCTTAAGTACGGTGTTTCCCTCACTGATAAATGTCTCGACTGGGAACGAACGGCAGAATCACTCAGAAAAGCTGCCGCGGAACTCGCATAA